The following proteins are encoded in a genomic region of bacterium:
- a CDS encoding ABC transporter permease, with the protein MSQYIAVRLAALVPVLLVVGVTAFLLLHLIPGDPASVILGPDAGAAQVEQLRHALGLDRPLYVQLVLWFGRLLHGNLGESIFLREAVTRSIWEHLGPTVGLTVLAETLAIAVAIPSGVLAAWKRNSRFDQMFMTVVLLGVSIPSFWMGLNLIAVFAVAARWLPVAGYEPLLSGVGPWLRHLVLPAVALAFTQAGLIARMARDSTIDVLDEDYIRTARGKGVGEAPILVKHALRNALIPTVTVVGTSLANLLSGAVVVESVFVMPGIGNLVIQSISRRDYPVIEGVILLVAVVYVLVNLTVDLLYAVIDPRIRY; encoded by the coding sequence GTGTCGCAGTACATAGCCGTTCGCCTCGCCGCGCTCGTGCCGGTGCTGCTGGTGGTTGGCGTCACGGCGTTTCTGCTCCTCCACCTGATCCCCGGCGATCCGGCTTCGGTGATCCTGGGGCCGGATGCCGGCGCGGCCCAGGTGGAACAGCTCCGGCACGCGCTGGGGCTCGACCGGCCGCTCTACGTCCAACTCGTGCTGTGGTTCGGCCGACTGCTGCACGGCAACCTGGGAGAATCGATCTTCCTCCGCGAGGCCGTCACCCGATCTATTTGGGAGCACCTCGGCCCGACGGTCGGCTTGACGGTCCTGGCGGAGACCCTCGCCATCGCTGTGGCCATCCCATCGGGCGTCCTCGCGGCGTGGAAGCGCAACAGCCGGTTCGATCAGATGTTCATGACCGTGGTGCTGCTCGGCGTGTCCATTCCGTCGTTCTGGATGGGGTTGAACCTCATCGCGGTGTTCGCCGTGGCGGCCCGTTGGCTGCCCGTCGCCGGGTATGAACCGCTCCTGAGCGGCGTCGGGCCGTGGCTCCGGCACCTCGTCCTCCCGGCGGTGGCGCTGGCCTTCACCCAGGCCGGATTGATCGCCCGCATGGCGCGCGATTCCACCATCGACGTGCTCGACGAGGACTACATCCGCACGGCGCGGGGCAAAGGGGTGGGCGAGGCGCCGATCTTGGTGAAGCATGCGCTGCGCAACGCCCTGATCCCCACCGTGACGGTGGTGGGCACGAGCCTGGCCAACCTGCTGTCGGGTGCCGTGGTGGTGGAGTCGGTGTTCGTCATGCCGGGGATCGGCAACCTCGTCATCCAGTCCATCAGCCGGCGCGACTACCCGGTTATCGAAGGCGTGATCCTGCTCGTGGCGGTTGTGTACGTGCTGGTCAACCTGACGGTCGATTTGCTCTACGCAGTCATCGACCCGCGGATTCGCTACTAG
- a CDS encoding ABC transporter permease → MARFLRLLARRRPIALVACIVLGGITLAALIAPWLGLPAPDRIDMAHRLLAPAPGHPLGTDNFGRDVLARVVYSGRVSLPIGLAVMALSTAAGTGVGLIVGYYRRLDDVLTRILDGLMAFPAILLAIALVAALGVGARNEVLAIALVYFPRTARIVRASTLQLKGRTFVEAAVALGEGDARILAGHILRNALPPLIVQSTFVFAEAILADAALSFLGLGVKPPTPTWGNMLDEAHVFVALAPWFIVFPGIAIVVTVLSLNLIGDAVRDLADPHAVAGRGLG, encoded by the coding sequence ATGGCGCGATTCCTGAGGCTGCTCGCCCGCCGCCGCCCGATCGCGCTCGTCGCGTGCATCGTGCTGGGGGGAATCACCCTCGCCGCCCTGATCGCTCCCTGGCTCGGGCTGCCCGCCCCCGACCGGATCGACATGGCCCACCGGCTGCTCGCGCCCGCTCCGGGCCACCCGCTGGGGACCGACAACTTCGGGCGCGACGTGCTCGCCCGGGTCGTCTACAGCGGGCGGGTCTCGCTGCCCATCGGGCTCGCGGTCATGGCACTGAGCACGGCGGCCGGGACGGGGGTCGGCCTGATCGTGGGGTACTACAGGAGGCTGGACGACGTGCTGACCCGGATCCTCGACGGGCTGATGGCCTTTCCCGCGATCCTGCTCGCGATCGCCCTGGTCGCGGCGCTCGGCGTCGGCGCGCGCAACGAAGTGCTGGCGATCGCTCTCGTGTACTTTCCGCGGACGGCCCGGATCGTGCGCGCGTCCACCCTGCAGTTGAAGGGGCGCACCTTCGTCGAGGCGGCGGTGGCGCTCGGCGAGGGAGACGCGAGGATCCTGGCCGGCCACATCCTGAGGAACGCGCTTCCCCCGCTGATCGTGCAGTCGACGTTCGTCTTCGCGGAAGCGATCCTCGCGGACGCCGCGCTGTCCTTCCTGGGGTTGGGGGTCAAGCCGCCGACACCGACCTGGGGGAACATGCTGGACGAAGCGCATGTCTTCGTGGCCCTCGCGCCATGGTTCATCGTCTTTCCGGGCATCGCCATCGTGGTGACCGTGCTCTCGCTTAACCTGATCGGCGACGCCGTGCGGGATCTCGCCGATCCGCACGCGGTGGCCGGGCGGGGACTCGGATAG
- a CDS encoding SIS domain-containing protein, with the protein MTQETRTKHPFHMYEAMQRQPETFARVVARGGAAAGRFAAAAGDCDRLFVVGIGTSHHAALVGEHLVRAYGGDLPVSAHHSFDFALYGPRLTVKDAVIGISHRGNKDYTARSLARAREAGCRTALVTGEGNVDQRPATDVVFETVPQEQSSTHTVSYVGSIGTLALIAAHLGRHRTGARPLPDPELSERIPGVLGVALVTEAQMAEWARAHAGRRRIWVVGGGPGAITATEIALKIKEAAYLQAEGLAIEAMLHGPFQCTEPEDLFVLIAPAGAAQPRLLEFAGMVTDIGAAYVVVSDGTPTALQAGAAGWCVVPAVPEPFTALTCLVPLQLFSYALALVRGTNPDVFRLDDPRFAHARARVRL; encoded by the coding sequence GTGACTCAGGAGACCAGGACGAAACATCCGTTCCACATGTACGAGGCGATGCAGCGACAACCCGAGACGTTTGCCCGGGTCGTCGCCCGAGGCGGCGCCGCGGCGGGACGCTTTGCCGCTGCCGCGGGTGACTGCGACCGCCTCTTCGTGGTAGGAATTGGGACCTCGCATCATGCCGCGCTTGTCGGGGAGCATCTCGTACGGGCCTACGGTGGGGACCTGCCGGTGTCTGCCCACCACTCGTTTGATTTTGCGCTGTACGGGCCGCGCCTCACGGTGAAGGATGCGGTGATCGGGATCAGCCACCGCGGTAACAAAGATTACACCGCCCGGTCGCTGGCGCGCGCGCGGGAGGCGGGATGCCGCACGGCCCTGGTGACGGGCGAGGGAAACGTGGATCAGCGGCCCGCGACCGACGTCGTCTTCGAGACAGTTCCCCAGGAGCAGTCGTCGACCCACACGGTGAGTTATGTGGGCTCGATCGGCACGCTCGCCCTCATTGCGGCCCATCTCGGGCGTCACCGCACGGGGGCGCGCCCGCTGCCGGACCCCGAGCTGTCCGAACGGATCCCGGGGGTGCTTGGTGTCGCACTGGTGACCGAAGCCCAGATGGCCGAGTGGGCGCGCGCGCACGCCGGGCGCCGCCGGATCTGGGTGGTCGGCGGTGGGCCGGGGGCGATCACCGCGACCGAGATCGCGCTGAAGATCAAAGAGGCCGCCTACCTGCAGGCCGAGGGTCTGGCGATCGAAGCGATGCTCCACGGGCCGTTTCAGTGCACGGAGCCGGAGGATCTCTTCGTCTTGATCGCACCGGCCGGTGCGGCGCAGCCGCGTCTCTTGGAATTCGCCGGCATGGTGACGGACATCGGAGCGGCCTACGTGGTGGTGAGCGACGGGACGCCGACCGCCCTGCAGGCGGGGGCGGCCGGATGGTGTGTCGTGCCGGCGGTCCCGGAGCCCTTTACCGCGTTGACCTGCCTCGTGCCGCTGCAGCTCTTCAGTTACGCCCTGGCGCTCGTGCGGGGCACGAACCCCGATGTGTTCCGCCTCGACGATCCCCGGTTCGCCCACGCCCGCGCCCGGGTGCGGCTGTAG
- the pdxT gene encoding pyridoxal 5'-phosphate synthase glutaminase subunit PdxT, whose protein sequence is MTMRIGVLAIQGDVVEHRVILRRLAVEEVEVRVPGDLDGVDGLILPGGESTTIGKLMVRYGLDRAIPERVERGMGVYGTCAGMILLARRAAGGEPALLRLMDITVTRNAYGRQVDSFEAPLEIPVLGPPPLRGVFIRAPVIDRVGAGVEVLARYGSRPVLVREGRLLVSSFHPELAPDDRVHRYFIETIRAAA, encoded by the coding sequence ATGACGATGAGGATCGGCGTGCTGGCAATTCAAGGGGACGTGGTTGAGCACCGGGTCATCCTCCGGCGCCTCGCGGTGGAGGAGGTGGAGGTTCGGGTTCCGGGGGATCTCGATGGGGTGGACGGGCTTATCCTGCCCGGGGGGGAGTCCACGACAATCGGGAAGCTGATGGTTCGCTACGGGTTGGACCGGGCGATCCCGGAGCGGGTCGAGCGCGGGATGGGCGTCTACGGAACGTGTGCGGGGATGATCCTTCTGGCGCGGCGCGCCGCAGGGGGAGAGCCGGCCCTTTTGCGGCTGATGGATATTACCGTCACCCGCAACGCTTACGGGCGGCAGGTCGACTCGTTCGAGGCGCCTCTTGAGATCCCGGTGCTCGGGCCGCCTCCGCTCCGGGGGGTCTTTATTCGGGCCCCCGTCATCGATCGGGTGGGGGCGGGGGTGGAGGTTCTTGCCCGGTACGGGAGCCGGCCGGTGCTCGTCCGCGAAGGCCGACTGCTGGTGTCCTCGTTTCATCCCGAGTTGGCCCCCGACGACCGGGTGCATCGGTACTTCATCGAGACGATTCGCGCGGCGGCGTGA
- a CDS encoding DUF554 domain-containing protein, whose product MHATLVNAVVVLIGGGLGASIGNRIPRAMRETVMQAVGLASLVIGVSMALGTRNILLMILTLTAGAVIGEALRLEAGLEAVGRWAQGRLGVKAGGSTVARAFMTGSLLFCVGPLTILGSIQAGLGQPPVLLYTKTLMDGVSSIAIGAGLGAGVMLAGGVILVYQGALTLLASAAHTLMTADVTREFTATGGVLVVGIGLNILRLQMIRVGNMLPALVIAPLLTALIPHLAPFVRSVWPFH is encoded by the coding sequence ATGCACGCCACCCTCGTCAACGCCGTGGTGGTGCTGATCGGCGGAGGACTCGGGGCCTCCATCGGCAATCGCATCCCGCGGGCGATGCGCGAGACCGTCATGCAGGCGGTGGGGCTGGCGAGCCTGGTCATCGGGGTGAGCATGGCGCTTGGGACGCGCAATATCCTCCTGATGATCCTTACCCTCACCGCCGGCGCGGTGATCGGGGAAGCGCTGCGGCTCGAGGCGGGACTAGAGGCGGTCGGGCGGTGGGCCCAAGGGCGGCTGGGGGTGAAGGCCGGGGGGAGCACCGTCGCCAGGGCGTTCATGACCGGTTCGTTGCTCTTCTGCGTAGGACCGCTCACGATTCTCGGGAGCATCCAGGCCGGGCTGGGACAGCCCCCGGTGCTGCTGTACACCAAGACGTTGATGGACGGCGTATCGTCAATCGCGATCGGGGCAGGACTCGGCGCCGGCGTGATGCTGGCGGGAGGGGTGATCCTTGTCTACCAGGGGGCACTGACGCTCCTCGCCTCGGCCGCGCACACCCTGATGACCGCGGACGTCACCCGGGAGTTCACGGCCACCGGGGGGGTGCTGGTGGTCGGGATCGGGCTGAACATCCTGCGCCTCCAGATGATCAGGGTGGGCAACATGCTCCCGGCCTTGGTGATCGCACCTCTGCTGACCGCGCTCATCCCGCACCTCGCCCCTTTTGTCAGGAGTGTCTGGCCGTTTCACTGA
- a CDS encoding ParB/RepB/Spo0J family partition protein, translating into MTTAMSTARRGLGRGLGALIPGASTEQPAGLVQEIEIGLLEASPFQPRREIGGAEFDELVASVRKHGIIQPIVARPSDGGYQVVAGERRWRAAKAAGLPTVPAVIREISDREALEVALIENLRREDLNPIERARAYRRLASEFGMTQEDVAEAIGGSRSAVANTLRLLELPQEVQQSIDHGRLTEGHGRALLAVADPSRLLKLWQHVEKRGLSVRETETLVRASARNVSRETIVRRNGSRDPVLVDLSARLHGRYGTNVSILSKGKAGTIQLHYYTQDDLERLIDMLLR; encoded by the coding sequence GTGACGACGGCGATGAGCACAGCTAGGCGCGGGCTAGGCCGAGGGCTCGGAGCTCTAATTCCAGGGGCATCGACCGAACAGCCGGCCGGTCTTGTTCAGGAGATCGAGATTGGCTTGCTGGAGGCGAGTCCGTTCCAGCCGAGGCGAGAGATCGGCGGAGCCGAATTCGACGAACTCGTCGCATCTGTGCGGAAACACGGCATCATCCAGCCGATCGTGGCCAGGCCATCTGACGGAGGCTACCAAGTGGTTGCAGGGGAGCGGCGGTGGCGGGCTGCGAAGGCCGCCGGGCTGCCGACCGTTCCGGCTGTGATACGGGAGATTTCCGATCGGGAGGCATTGGAAGTTGCCCTCATCGAGAACCTTCGACGTGAGGACCTCAACCCAATTGAGCGGGCCCGAGCCTATCGGAGGCTAGCGAGCGAGTTCGGAATGACCCAGGAGGACGTTGCGGAGGCCATTGGCGGGAGCCGTTCTGCCGTGGCGAATACGCTTAGGCTCCTAGAGCTCCCTCAGGAGGTTCAGCAGTCCATCGATCATGGGAGGCTTACGGAGGGACACGGGCGGGCGCTGTTGGCGGTCGCCGATCCGAGCCGGCTGCTCAAACTCTGGCAGCACGTGGAGAAGCGTGGGCTATCGGTGAGGGAGACCGAGACCCTAGTCAGGGCCTCGGCGAGAAATGTTTCACGTGAAACAATTGTCAGACGGAACGGCAGTAGGGACCCCGTCCTGGTCGATCTTTCGGCCAGGCTTCACGGCCGATACGGCACGAACGTCAGCATCCTCTCCAAGGGGAAGGCCGGAACGATTCAACTTCACTATTACACTCAGGATGATCTTGAGCGGCTGATCGACATGCTTCTCAGGTGA
- a CDS encoding HDIG domain-containing protein encodes MTRDEALGILNEHTKSPNLLKHMMAVEAVMRAYALRFGEDVETWGLVGLLHDIDYEEHPSQEAGHPFVGAGWLRERGLDESLCRAILSHAGYSGVPRETRMERTLFAADELSGFVIAVALVKPTKSLAEVDVASVRRKMKDKAFARGVRREDIVGGAEELGVPLEQHIAAVITALQGIAPELDLDGGGR; translated from the coding sequence ATGACGCGGGATGAAGCTTTGGGGATCCTGAACGAGCACACAAAGAGCCCGAACCTGCTGAAGCACATGATGGCCGTCGAAGCCGTGATGCGTGCCTACGCGCTCAGGTTTGGGGAGGACGTGGAGACCTGGGGTCTTGTCGGGCTGCTGCACGACATCGACTATGAGGAACACCCGTCCCAGGAGGCGGGACATCCGTTTGTTGGGGCGGGCTGGCTGCGGGAGCGGGGACTCGACGAGTCGTTGTGCCGGGCGATCCTCTCCCATGCCGGGTACAGCGGGGTTCCGCGCGAGACCCGGATGGAGCGGACGCTGTTCGCCGCCGACGAGTTAAGCGGCTTTGTCATCGCCGTGGCGCTGGTCAAGCCGACCAAGTCGTTGGCGGAGGTGGATGTCGCGTCGGTGCGGAGGAAGATGAAAGACAAGGCGTTCGCAAGGGGCGTCCGGCGTGAGGATATCGTCGGGGGCGCTGAGGAACTGGGGGTGCCGCTCGAGCAGCACATTGCCGCCGTGATCACGGCTCTGCAGGGCATCGCCCCCGAGCTGGACCTGGACGGCGGGGGTCGGTAG
- a CDS encoding AAA family ATPase translates to MLDCGRPLSHFTGSESQPTGKTFAIVNQKGGVGKTTTAVNLSAALASLGYVILLVDFDPQGNSTSGVGISKGDLAMSVYDVIISGDPADHVIRRTSTSGLDILPSDVRLAGAEVELVAAIAREAKLKTALRKAKEHYDAVIIDCPPSLGLLTINALTAADACLIPMQCEYYALEGLSSLLTTVNLILRHLNSELKVGGVLLTMVDSRIKLSDQVATEVRQHFGDQVFQTVIPRSVRLAEAPSYGQPILTYAPGSRGAVAYLDLAREFAGRAGLPTAQMRSTVERIEAAVVTSDQGGDDGDEHS, encoded by the coding sequence GTGCTCGATTGCGGTCGGCCCCTCTCGCATTTTACCGGATCGGAGTCGCAGCCCACGGGGAAGACGTTCGCGATCGTCAATCAAAAGGGCGGAGTGGGGAAGACCACCACTGCCGTCAATCTTTCAGCCGCCCTTGCCTCGCTCGGATACGTAATTCTCCTGGTCGATTTTGACCCGCAGGGCAATTCCACGAGCGGCGTCGGCATCTCCAAAGGGGATCTGGCGATGTCGGTTTACGACGTCATCATATCTGGGGACCCTGCCGATCACGTCATCAGGCGGACGTCCACATCCGGTCTCGACATTTTGCCGTCCGACGTTCGTCTAGCCGGCGCCGAGGTGGAGTTGGTCGCCGCGATCGCACGGGAGGCCAAGCTCAAAACCGCGCTCAGGAAGGCCAAAGAGCACTACGACGCCGTGATCATTGACTGTCCGCCGTCTTTGGGTCTGCTGACGATTAATGCCCTGACGGCCGCCGACGCCTGCCTGATCCCCATGCAGTGCGAATACTACGCCCTGGAGGGCCTGTCGTCGCTCCTTACCACGGTCAATTTGATTCTCCGCCACCTGAATTCGGAGTTGAAGGTGGGCGGGGTTCTCCTGACCATGGTCGACTCGAGGATCAAGCTTTCCGATCAGGTCGCCACCGAGGTGCGGCAGCACTTTGGCGACCAGGTTTTTCAGACGGTCATTCCCAGGAGCGTGCGCCTGGCCGAAGCGCCGAGCTATGGGCAGCCTATTTTGACGTACGCGCCTGGATCACGTGGGGCAGTGGCCTATCTCGACCTCGCCAGGGAGTTCGCCGGTAGGGCCGGTCTCCCAACGGCTCAGATGAGGTCGACCGTGGAGCGGATCGAGGCGGCAGTGGTCACAAGCGATCAAGGAGGTGACGACGGCGATGAGCACAGCTAG
- a CDS encoding PLP-dependent aminotransferase family protein produces the protein MDISLNRGSDTPLYRQLHGALADRIGTGDLAPGFRLPSVRGLAKVLGVSPITVVQAYNALAADGLIHASAGRGTFVRVAPAEAVFQSEGRHHESSALAAQRDDEWQSSMPVYLRAPRIAAMQSLLRPGRRPGMISLAAGTPDPKLFPLRALGRLWSRVMALDDPRFLQYGTPQGDYHLRTWIAEHCSAMGIAARPEDILITSGSQQAIDLIARTLVGPGDYVLVESPTFITALDILEGRGAKLLGVPIDAEGPQIDVAASLIERYRPRLMYTIPTAHNPTGVTMSEGRRRQLAALARRHNLLILEDDSCSEFTYEGEVPAAIKAFDAGGHVALVVSFSKTVIPGLRVGCVVAQGPLLARLIESKSVADRFTSPLIQRTLWRYLCAPQYAKDLAVARDTYRRRRDALLRALEHAMPEGVGWTHPTAGFNVWIHLPDGVSASDAFEEGLKEGVACAMGDLFLPHVPPPAGLRISFADNPEEVAGEGIRRLARAITRLLSTAVRDEHDAGEFVTSV, from the coding sequence GTGGATATAAGCCTGAACCGCGGTTCGGACACCCCTCTCTACCGACAACTCCACGGGGCCCTCGCCGATCGCATCGGGACGGGGGATCTCGCCCCGGGATTTCGCCTCCCATCGGTTCGAGGCCTGGCAAAAGTGCTCGGGGTCAGCCCGATTACGGTCGTGCAGGCCTACAACGCCCTGGCCGCGGACGGCCTCATCCACGCTTCCGCCGGACGGGGAACCTTCGTTAGAGTTGCCCCCGCAGAGGCGGTTTTTCAATCAGAGGGCCGCCATCACGAATCTTCCGCCTTAGCGGCGCAGCGGGACGACGAATGGCAGTCCTCAATGCCGGTGTACTTGCGGGCTCCCAGGATCGCCGCAATGCAGTCGCTGCTTCGGCCCGGCCGTCGGCCCGGCATGATCTCCCTTGCCGCGGGCACGCCCGATCCCAAGCTCTTTCCGTTGCGGGCCCTGGGCCGCCTCTGGAGTCGGGTGATGGCCCTCGACGATCCGAGGTTTCTGCAGTACGGGACGCCCCAAGGCGACTACCACCTGCGGACCTGGATCGCTGAACATTGCTCCGCCATGGGCATCGCGGCGCGGCCGGAGGACATCCTGATCACGTCCGGGTCGCAGCAGGCCATCGATCTCATCGCGCGTACGCTGGTCGGACCCGGAGACTATGTCCTCGTCGAGAGCCCGACTTTTATCACCGCGCTGGACATCCTAGAAGGCCGCGGGGCCAAGCTCCTGGGGGTCCCGATAGACGCGGAGGGCCCGCAGATCGATGTCGCCGCCTCCCTGATCGAGCGGTACCGGCCCCGGCTGATGTACACGATCCCGACGGCGCACAATCCAACGGGCGTAACCATGAGTGAGGGGCGGCGCCGCCAGCTGGCCGCCCTCGCGCGCCGTCACAACTTGCTGATCTTGGAAGACGACAGCTGCAGCGAGTTCACCTACGAGGGGGAGGTCCCAGCGGCGATCAAAGCCTTTGACGCCGGAGGGCATGTGGCTCTTGTCGTGAGCTTCTCCAAAACCGTGATACCCGGCCTTAGGGTCGGGTGCGTCGTGGCCCAAGGTCCGCTCTTGGCTCGGCTCATCGAGTCCAAGTCCGTCGCAGACCGGTTCACGTCCCCGCTGATCCAGCGAACCCTGTGGCGGTACCTCTGTGCACCCCAGTACGCAAAGGACCTAGCGGTGGCACGGGATACGTATCGGCGGAGGCGGGATGCACTGCTAAGGGCACTGGAGCACGCGATGCCGGAGGGGGTGGGTTGGACCCACCCCACGGCGGGGTTTAACGTCTGGATCCATCTTCCCGATGGGGTATCTGCATCCGATGCCTTCGAGGAAGGCCTCAAGGAGGGGGTAGCCTGTGCCATGGGCGACCTATTCCTGCCGCACGTCCCGCCGCCAGCGGGACTTCGCATCTCGTTTGCGGATAATCCAGAAGAGGTGGCCGGAGAGGGTATCAGACGGCTTGCGAGGGCAATTACCCGGCTTCTTTCCACGGCCGTCCGAGACGAACATGATGCCGGTGAGTTCGTTACGTCCGTGTAA
- the pdxS gene encoding pyridoxal 5'-phosphate synthase lyase subunit PdxS: MADVGTIKLKRGLAQMLKGGVIMDVTTAEQAKIAEDAGACAVMALERVPADIRAEGGVARMADPLKIKEIMETVTIPVMAKVRIGHFVEARVLEALGVDFIDESEVLTPADERYHVNKHLFKVPFVCGCRDLGEALRRIGEGAAMIRTKGEAGTGNVVEAVRHMRAVMDGIRQLQATPEEELMTVAKELGAPYDLILETRALGRLPVVNFSAGGIATPADAALMMQLGCDGNFVGSGIYKSKEPAKRAKAIVEATTHFNDPDVIARVSEGIGEAMHGLDIRKLPEGELLQTRGW, from the coding sequence ATGGCGGATGTCGGTACGATCAAGCTAAAGCGCGGGTTGGCTCAGATGCTAAAAGGCGGCGTGATCATGGACGTCACGACCGCGGAGCAGGCAAAGATCGCAGAAGACGCGGGGGCGTGTGCGGTGATGGCGCTGGAACGGGTGCCCGCCGACATCCGCGCCGAAGGCGGCGTCGCCCGGATGGCGGATCCCCTCAAGATCAAGGAGATCATGGAGACCGTCACGATCCCCGTGATGGCCAAGGTGCGGATCGGGCACTTCGTGGAGGCCCGTGTGCTGGAGGCCCTCGGCGTGGACTTCATTGACGAGAGCGAAGTTCTCACCCCCGCGGACGAGCGGTATCACGTCAACAAGCACCTGTTCAAGGTGCCGTTTGTCTGCGGCTGCCGGGACTTGGGGGAGGCGCTGCGCAGGATCGGCGAGGGGGCGGCGATGATCCGCACCAAGGGCGAGGCGGGGACCGGCAACGTGGTGGAGGCAGTGCGTCACATGCGCGCGGTGATGGACGGCATTCGCCAGCTGCAGGCCACTCCGGAAGAGGAGTTGATGACGGTGGCAAAGGAGTTGGGCGCCCCGTACGATCTGATCCTGGAAACCCGGGCGCTCGGTCGGCTGCCGGTGGTGAACTTCTCTGCGGGAGGGATCGCCACGCCGGCGGACGCCGCGCTGATGATGCAACTCGGGTGCGACGGGAACTTTGTCGGGTCGGGCATCTACAAGTCGAAGGAACCGGCCAAGCGGGCCAAGGCGATCGTCGAGGCGACGACGCATTTTAACGACCCGGACGTGATTGCGCGCGTGTCGGAGGGCATTGGCGAGGCGATGCATGGGCTGGATATCCGTAAGCTCCCCGAAGGAGAGTTGCTGCAGACGCGCGGGTGGTAG
- a CDS encoding ABC transporter substrate-binding protein — MRAGRFGLRICTFVAGAALLLFGMGDRVHGAGPVRGGVLHIATNAEPGTLDWTASTATATRLVAWHIYETLFALDKNYEVRPMLAEGYSVSADGLHYTVRLRKGVTFHTGQPMTADDVVASLERWGKMSGGGRETFRFVKQVTKVDPATIEIELSRIFTPLIANIADPKEAAIIMPASLAESSGLKPVKEYIGTGPYMFKRWDPGHEIVLVRNPNYASRTEEWGGLTGKKVAYADEIDFLPVRDDQVRFDGVSTGQYDLALELQPDFFSQVKANPHLTASIVKVFTWRAIVFNKARAPFGDVRMRQAVMDAIKPADLMAAEGPHEFWTLDPGLFFPEQRALYSVVGKDVYNRQNLEKAKGLLKEAGYAGQKIAVMMTKDYTWNYNLTQVLVPELQAVGLNVDEQVYDWPTLLSRRAKPEGWDIFMTGFSPSFDPTAVIFFSSTWPGFYKSPAMEELLGKWGETPLTDAAARKALMDQIQATFYKEVPVAKIGNEYGLEVYGDRLHGYSGYFDVRFWNTWVTR; from the coding sequence ATGCGCGCCGGCCGGTTTGGGTTGCGGATCTGCACCTTCGTGGCGGGGGCGGCCCTGCTGCTGTTCGGGATGGGCGATCGGGTGCACGGCGCCGGCCCGGTCCGCGGGGGCGTGCTCCACATCGCCACGAACGCGGAGCCGGGGACCCTCGATTGGACAGCCTCGACGGCGACGGCGACCCGCCTCGTCGCCTGGCACATCTACGAGACCTTGTTCGCTCTGGACAAGAACTATGAAGTGAGGCCGATGCTGGCTGAGGGCTACTCGGTCAGCGCCGACGGCCTCCACTACACCGTCCGCCTGCGCAAGGGCGTCACCTTTCACACCGGGCAGCCGATGACCGCCGACGATGTCGTCGCATCGCTTGAGCGCTGGGGCAAGATGAGCGGTGGCGGCCGCGAGACGTTCCGATTCGTCAAGCAGGTCACCAAGGTGGATCCGGCCACCATCGAGATCGAGTTGAGCCGGATCTTCACCCCACTGATCGCCAACATCGCGGATCCGAAAGAGGCCGCGATCATCATGCCGGCGAGCCTGGCCGAGTCGAGCGGGCTCAAGCCGGTCAAAGAGTACATCGGGACGGGTCCCTACATGTTCAAGCGGTGGGATCCAGGCCACGAAATCGTCCTGGTGCGCAACCCCAACTATGCCTCGCGCACCGAGGAGTGGGGCGGGTTAACGGGCAAGAAGGTCGCGTACGCGGATGAGATCGACTTCCTCCCCGTGCGGGACGACCAGGTGAGGTTCGACGGGGTCTCCACCGGACAGTACGATCTGGCCTTGGAGCTGCAGCCCGATTTCTTCTCGCAGGTCAAAGCCAATCCACACCTGACGGCCTCTATCGTCAAGGTCTTTACCTGGCGCGCCATCGTGTTCAACAAGGCGCGGGCACCGTTCGGCGACGTACGGATGCGCCAGGCGGTGATGGACGCGATCAAGCCGGCCGATCTCATGGCGGCCGAAGGCCCACACGAATTCTGGACGCTGGATCCCGGACTGTTTTTCCCCGAACAGAGGGCGCTCTACTCGGTTGTCGGGAAGGACGTCTACAACCGACAAAACCTCGAGAAGGCGAAAGGGTTGTTGAAAGAGGCCGGCTACGCGGGCCAGAAGATCGCCGTCATGATGACGAAAGACTACACGTGGAACTACAACCTGACGCAGGTGCTCGTTCCCGAACTCCAGGCCGTCGGCCTGAACGTCGACGAGCAGGTCTACGACTGGCCGACGCTCTTGAGTCGGCGGGCGAAGCCGGAAGGGTGGGACATCTTCATGACGGGGTTCTCGCCGTCGTTCGATCCCACGGCGGTGATCTTCTTCTCCAGCACCTGGCCGGGGTTCTACAAGAGCCCGGCGATGGAGGAGCTGCTGGGCAAGTGGGGCGAGACCCCGCTCACCGACGCGGCCGCGCGCAAGGCGCTGATGGACCAGATCCAGGCCACGTTCTACAAGGAAGTGCCCGTGGCGAAGATCGGGAACGAGTACGGCCTGGAGGTGTACGGCGATCGTCTCCACGGGTACTCGGGCTACTTCGACGTCCGGTTCTGGAACACGTGGGTGACGCGGTAG